In the genome of Patescibacteria group bacterium, one region contains:
- the priA gene encoding primosomal protein N' yields MYIVNVVPIARGIGAEMLSYFTTSEIKPGSIVKVPIRSREVPALVIGMKSAAEAKTDLKNSTYTLKKIGKLNVLPLFLPGFIKAAQDAAEYFAGSTGSVLALVTPKVILEQAEKVVPQKDIPDSVPDQNERHEPYTIQADEEERLAHYKSLIREQFAKKKSVLFCLPTIQDTKRIFSTLPKGIEQYTYVLNSSLSKKEILNTWNKIIEEPHPVLIITTGSFLGIPRTDIGTIILERESSNGYKAQIRPYVDTRRFAEFLALRIGAKLIFGDHLLRVETLWRTKQGDLAELAPLKFRSISTSKEVVVDMKRYKTLDRPDFRIIGEELDALIQQSKDHNENLFLFAARRGLAPMTVCGDCGTTVLCTKCTAPVVLHRGEENFFLCHRCGERRSAEERCKNCDSWKLTTLGIGIELIENTIQNMFPDMKIFRMDKDSITTHKQALAVVNEFYNSPGSILIGTEMALTYLEKPVENSGVAAIDSLFSIPDFRINEKIMNILLKIRSITQKIYVVQTRSRNQRIFDYATKGNLMDFYREEIEERKKLSYPPFSNLIKITIKGTREQVTSDMDFVEKLLEDYNPLVFPAFIETVNKKTVMHALLKLDQGTWVNKDLLERLLSLPPHISVNVDPESLL; encoded by the coding sequence ATGTACATCGTAAACGTAGTTCCCATAGCGCGCGGCATAGGCGCAGAAATGCTCTCCTACTTCACTACGTCTGAAATCAAACCGGGCTCAATAGTAAAAGTGCCTATACGAAGCCGTGAAGTACCAGCTCTTGTTATTGGCATGAAATCAGCAGCTGAAGCAAAAACTGATTTAAAAAATTCTACCTATACACTTAAAAAGATTGGTAAGCTCAATGTCCTTCCCCTCTTCCTCCCAGGCTTTATAAAAGCAGCTCAAGATGCTGCAGAATATTTTGCAGGATCTACAGGTAGTGTGCTTGCACTTGTCACACCAAAAGTAATTTTGGAACAAGCAGAAAAAGTTGTCCCACAAAAAGATATTCCCGATAGTGTACCTGATCAAAACGAACGACACGAACCTTATACTATTCAAGCAGATGAAGAAGAACGATTGGCTCACTACAAAAGTTTGATCCGCGAGCAATTTGCTAAGAAAAAGTCGGTGCTGTTTTGTTTGCCCACTATTCAAGATACAAAGCGCATCTTTAGTACCCTTCCAAAAGGTATCGAGCAATATACCTATGTTCTAAACTCTTCACTTTCTAAAAAAGAGATCTTAAATACTTGGAATAAGATTATAGAAGAACCACACCCAGTTTTAATTATTACAACAGGATCATTTCTTGGAATTCCTCGGACTGATATTGGTACTATTATTTTGGAACGAGAAAGTTCAAACGGATACAAAGCTCAAATACGTCCGTATGTAGACACACGAAGATTTGCAGAATTCTTAGCACTTCGGATTGGTGCCAAACTTATCTTTGGAGATCATCTATTGCGTGTTGAAACATTATGGCGAACAAAGCAAGGTGATCTTGCCGAGCTTGCTCCCCTTAAATTTAGATCTATTTCTACATCAAAAGAAGTTGTTGTAGATATGAAGCGATACAAGACACTCGATCGCCCAGATTTTCGAATTATTGGCGAAGAGCTTGATGCATTGATCCAGCAAAGCAAAGATCATAATGAGAATTTGTTTTTGTTTGCTGCACGTCGAGGCCTAGCTCCCATGACTGTGTGTGGTGATTGTGGAACTACTGTTTTGTGTACTAAGTGTACTGCGCCTGTAGTTCTTCATCGTGGTGAAGAAAACTTTTTCTTATGTCATCGATGTGGTGAACGAAGAAGTGCAGAAGAACGATGTAAAAACTGTGATAGTTGGAAACTCACAACTCTAGGTATTGGCATCGAGCTTATTGAAAATACTATTCAAAACATGTTCCCTGACATGAAGATTTTTAGAATGGATAAAGATAGCATTACTACGCACAAGCAAGCATTGGCTGTGGTTAATGAATTTTACAACTCACCTGGCAGTATTTTGATTGGTACTGAAATGGCCCTTACCTATCTTGAGAAACCAGTAGAAAACTCTGGTGTTGCAGCTATAGATTCCCTTTTCTCTATTCCTGATTTTCGTATCAACGAAAAAATCATGAATATTCTTTTGAAGATTAGATCTATTACTCAAAAGATTTATGTAGTGCAGACTCGATCACGCAACCAGCGTATTTTTGATTATGCCACAAAGGGCAATCTTATGGATTTTTATCGTGAAGAAATCGAAGAGCGAAAAAAGCTTAGCTACCCACCATTTAGTAATCTCATAAAAATCACCATTAAAGGAACCCGGGAACAAGTAACGAGTGATATGGACTTTGTAGAAAAGCTTTTGGAAGATTACAATCCACTTGTATTCCCTGCATTTATTGAAACCGTAAACAAAAAGACCGTAATGCACGCACTTCTCAAGCTTGATCAAGGCACATGGGTCAATAAAGACTTACTTGAGCGGCTTCTCTCTCTTCCACCTCATATTTCTGTAAATGTTGATCCGGAGAGTCTTCTATAA
- a CDS encoding rod shape-determining protein → MFSKKLGIDLGTANTLVFLPGKGIVLNEPSVVAISEQDNRILAVGADAKQMIGRTPDNIIAYRPMKDGVIADYRVTEAMLRYYINKALGKWSFFKPEVMVSVPAGVTSTERRAVIEAAIKAGAKNAYVVKEPILAAIGAGISIQEPVGRMIVDIGGGTTDVAVISLGGIVSCTSVKVAGNKVDTAIIDYIKKTFNLSIGDKTAEDIKIQIGSAIPLEEELSMTIKGRDFVTGLPRSVEIKTNEIVKCLAKELREMINAIKTVLQDTPPELASDIIDQGIIMTGGSSQLRNLPELVFRRTGVKATLADDALFCVAKGTGIALEHLDTYKKSIISKR, encoded by the coding sequence ATGTTTTCTAAAAAGCTCGGGATTGATTTAGGTACCGCAAATACATTGGTGTTTTTACCGGGTAAAGGGATTGTGTTAAATGAACCATCAGTAGTTGCTATTTCTGAGCAAGATAATCGGATTTTGGCAGTAGGAGCCGATGCAAAACAAATGATTGGCCGAACTCCAGACAATATTATTGCGTATCGACCAATGAAAGACGGTGTTATTGCTGATTACCGAGTTACTGAAGCAATGCTTAGATACTATATTAATAAAGCATTAGGTAAGTGGAGTTTTTTTAAGCCTGAAGTAATGGTTTCAGTGCCAGCCGGAGTTACATCTACAGAACGACGCGCTGTTATTGAAGCTGCAATTAAGGCTGGAGCAAAAAATGCTTATGTAGTGAAAGAGCCTATTCTTGCTGCTATCGGAGCTGGTATTTCTATTCAAGAACCTGTAGGTCGCATGATTGTTGATATTGGAGGAGGTACAACAGACGTTGCTGTGATATCTCTTGGTGGTATTGTGTCGTGTACATCAGTCAAAGTTGCTGGAAATAAAGTGGATACTGCAATCATAGACTATATAAAGAAGACATTTAACCTTTCTATTGGAGATAAAACCGCTGAGGATATCAAAATTCAGATTGGATCGGCTATTCCGCTTGAAGAGGAACTCTCAATGACTATCAAGGGGCGTGATTTTGTAACTGGCCTTCCACGATCTGTTGAAATTAAAACTAATGAAATCGTAAAGTGTTTGGCAAAAGAACTTCGGGAGATGATTAATGCTATTAAGACTGTATTGCAGGATACTCCACCAGAACTTGCTTCAGATATTATTGACCAGGGAATTATTATGACGGGTGGATCATCACAATTGAGAAATCTCCCAGAACTTGTATTCCGAAGAACTGGTGTTAAAGCCACTCTTGCTGACGATGCACTCTTTTGTGTTGCAAAAGGAACTGGTATTGCACTCGAACATCTTGATACTTACAAGAAGAGTATTATATCTAAGCGATAA
- a CDS encoding UDP-N-acetylglucosamine 1-carboxyvinyltransferase produces the protein MAEETQNQTVATEPTSADKNLLQIGKLISALRQERSITQHEFAQKLGTTQSAIARIERGEQNLSTEMLAKISDALNRDIVHVSKGALNVKIEGGHKLSGEIITKTSKNGAMGILAASLLNKNKTTLKNVPKIEEVQRMIEVFESIGVSIKWNGNDLEIKPPEKIDLKNMDKVAAEKTRSIVMLIGSLIHQFKKFNLPQPGGCKLGSRTVKPHLYALENYGVEIEAKENHYLVKAPVLKPVEMVLYESGDTVTENAVIAAALIPGTSVIKFASANYMVQEVCYFLEACGVKIEGIGTTTLTIHGIEKIDKPVTYYLSEDPIDAMFFLATAIVTNSSLTIKRAPIDFLELELLKLEKMGFKYKLSKKYKALNGYTNLVDIKTSPSKLTALEEKIECRPFPGLNMDNLPFFAIIASQAKGTTLLHDWPYEKRAIYTKDIDKLGANTNLVDPHRLYITGPTKLKPAEVICPPALRPAAILLIGMLAAPGTSILRNIYSINRGYEDIVTRLNSIGAKISILREF, from the coding sequence ATGGCTGAAGAAACCCAAAATCAGACAGTAGCTACCGAACCCACATCTGCTGATAAGAACCTTTTACAAATTGGAAAACTTATTTCTGCATTGCGACAAGAACGGTCTATTACCCAACATGAATTTGCTCAAAAATTAGGGACTACTCAAAGTGCTATCGCGCGCATCGAACGAGGTGAACAAAACCTATCTACCGAAATGTTGGCTAAGATTAGCGATGCGCTCAATCGTGATATCGTCCATGTATCTAAGGGTGCATTGAACGTAAAAATTGAAGGAGGTCACAAGCTTTCAGGTGAAATTATTACAAAGACTTCAAAGAACGGAGCCATGGGTATCCTTGCCGCTTCCCTTTTAAATAAAAACAAAACCACTCTTAAGAACGTTCCTAAGATCGAAGAAGTGCAGCGTATGATAGAAGTATTTGAGTCTATTGGAGTATCTATTAAATGGAATGGAAACGATCTTGAAATCAAACCACCAGAAAAGATTGATCTTAAGAACATGGATAAAGTGGCAGCTGAAAAGACTCGTTCTATTGTGATGCTCATTGGTTCACTTATTCACCAATTTAAGAAGTTTAATCTCCCTCAGCCTGGAGGATGTAAGCTTGGTTCACGTACAGTAAAACCACATCTCTATGCTTTAGAAAATTATGGAGTTGAAATCGAAGCAAAAGAAAATCATTATCTTGTAAAAGCACCTGTGCTTAAGCCTGTTGAAATGGTGCTCTATGAATCTGGAGATACCGTAACTGAAAATGCTGTTATTGCCGCTGCACTTATTCCTGGTACATCTGTTATTAAATTTGCATCTGCAAATTACATGGTGCAGGAAGTGTGTTACTTCTTAGAAGCCTGTGGCGTTAAGATCGAAGGAATTGGAACAACAACTCTTACCATTCATGGTATCGAAAAGATCGACAAACCTGTTACCTACTACCTTTCAGAAGATCCTATCGACGCAATGTTTTTCCTAGCTACTGCTATCGTTACAAACTCTTCTCTCACTATTAAACGAGCCCCAATAGATTTTCTAGAATTAGAACTTCTCAAATTGGAGAAGATGGGATTCAAGTACAAGCTTTCAAAAAAATACAAAGCTCTCAACGGCTATACTAATTTAGTAGATATTAAAACATCACCATCAAAGCTTACTGCTCTTGAAGAAAAAATTGAATGCCGTCCGTTTCCAGGACTCAACATGGACAATCTTCCCTTCTTTGCAATCATTGCCTCACAAGCCAAAGGAACTACTCTTCTTCACGACTGGCCATATGAAAAACGTGCTATTTATACAAAAGACATAGATAAACTCGGAGCAAATACAAATCTTGTAGACCCACACCGACTCTATATCACTGGTCCTACAAAGCTAAAGCCTGCAGAAGTAATTTGCCCTCCAGCGCTCCGCCCAGCTGCAATTCTCTTGATTGGAATGCTAGCAGCTCCTGGTACTTCTATCCTCCGAAACATTTACTCGATCAATAGAGGGTATGAAGATATTGTTACCAGACTCAATTCTATAGGAGCAAAGATTTCTATCTTAAGAGAGTTTTAA
- the def gene encoding peptide deformylase, with the protein MSMVPIVQKGDPVLRGIAQDVPVSEIISPKIKDVIKRMQIAMHGEDDAVAIAAPQIGEPVRIFLVSGKVFVPNYPDIEPDTHIPVDLVCINPKILKLSKRKKKMAEGCLSVRWLYGNVQRSIQATIEYYNEKGEKFERGAAGLLAQIFQHEIDHLDGILFIDKAEDIEDQPPQTHQSDEQ; encoded by the coding sequence ATGTCTATGGTACCCATTGTTCAAAAAGGAGATCCTGTACTTCGTGGCATAGCTCAAGATGTACCGGTCTCAGAAATCATATCTCCAAAAATTAAAGATGTTATTAAACGCATGCAGATTGCCATGCATGGCGAAGATGATGCAGTCGCTATTGCAGCACCTCAAATCGGTGAACCTGTGCGTATTTTTCTCGTATCAGGAAAAGTATTTGTTCCCAATTATCCAGATATAGAACCAGACACCCATATTCCCGTTGATCTAGTATGCATCAATCCAAAAATTCTCAAGCTCTCAAAGCGAAAAAAGAAAATGGCTGAAGGATGCCTTTCAGTGCGATGGCTGTATGGAAATGTACAACGATCGATTCAAGCAACTATTGAATACTACAATGAGAAAGGTGAAAAATTTGAACGCGGAGCAGCAGGCCTTTTAGCACAAATCTTTCAACATGAAATAGATCATCTTGATGGAATTCTTTTTATAGACAAAGCAGAAGATATAGAAGATCAGCCACCTCAAACACACCAATCAGATGAACAATAA